In Aedes albopictus strain Foshan chromosome 3, AalbF5, whole genome shotgun sequence, the following are encoded in one genomic region:
- the LOC109398927 gene encoding uncharacterized protein LOC109398927 has translation MNIKIVSTVLMVLMAVGVKDVSGQGIIVDAALRRILENIRQLMRTGNPETGMPVLAPYFNEDLFINVSFGGLFDLDTRFTPIHIEGLDEFQGRLQVDLSSLRFPFEFRYNDELTMSGFYDMNGRMYGLIPIFGIGNFFIRPKGVLLTGAATIGDNGEGMLTLTDFTIQLMIDSLETNIQGMLLGGDLSDLLNEVIQDIVPSILRNFPEGMSNLLSAAIFPMANRFLATRTMEDLLNLLFPRAG, from the exons ATGAACATCAAAATCGTTTCCACGGTGCTTATGGTCTTAATGGCTGTGGGCGTGAAGG ATGTTTCTGGTCAAGGAATTATTGTGGACGCCGCTTTGAGGAGAATTTTGGAAAACATACGGCAACTGATGCGTACTGGAAATCCGGAAACAGGCATGCCCGTTTTGGCACCGTATTTTAATGAGGATCTCTTCATTAATGTTTCGTTTGGAGGACTTTTTGA CTTAGATACCAGGTTTACCCCCATTCATATTGAAGGtctagatgaattccaagggCGCTTGCAAGTTGatctgtcgtcactgcgctttcCTTTTGAATTCCGTTATAATGACGAATTGACGATGAGTGGTTTCTACGACATGAATGGTCGAATGTATGGCTTGATTCCAATTTTCGGTATTGGTAATTTCTTCATCAGACCTAAAGGTGTGCTTTTGACTGGTGCGGCTACCATTGGAGACAACGGCGAAGGAATGCTAACGTTGACTGATTTTACAATACAGTTGATGATTGATTCATTGGAG ACAAATATTCAAGGAATGCTTCTTGGTGGAGACCTGTCGGATTTACTAAACGAAGTGATTCAGGACATTGTACCTTCGATCTTAAGGAACTTCCCGGAAGGAATGTCTAACTTGTTGTCGGCGGCAATTTTCCCCATGGCCAACCGTTTCCTTGCTACCAGAACCATGGAAGATTTGTTGAATCTCCTGTTCCCTAGAGCTGGCTAA